One window of Papaver somniferum cultivar HN1 chromosome 9, ASM357369v1, whole genome shotgun sequence genomic DNA carries:
- the LOC113308177 gene encoding uncharacterized protein LOC113308177, with product MSYGEFVTMEEFKSRSVKSLLDERMVGKVILAVKKRAEEARKAAAFEAENRRAKEAAEKEVTENAKKASEETQKREAVQTLEDVNRSEPGSSGSNILPSAGSLVRAADSALRVEVERIQKFKEVDENNQALRLSHNQVLGHLSQGFVFHASCLDKIFVVMNCKLVCG from the exons ATGAGTTATGGAGAGTTTGTTACCATGGAAGAGTTTAAAAGTCGATCAGTGAAGAGTTTACTAGATGAAAGAATGGTTGGTAAGGTGATTTTG GCTGTGAAAAAGAGGGCTGAAGAAGCACGAAAGGCAGCAGCCTTTGAAGCAGAAAATCGGAGAGCTAAAGAGGCTGCAGAAAAAGAAGTCACGGAGAATGCAAAAAAGGCAAGTGAAGAGACACAAAAGAGGGAAGCTGTTCAAACACTAGAAGATGTAAACAGGAGTGAACCTGGCAGTTCTGGATCAAATATTTTACCATCAGCAG GTAGTTTAGTTAGGGCTGCCGATAGTGCTCTACGAGTAGAGGTTGAAAGGATTCAAAAGTTTAAGGAGGTTGATGAAAATAACCAGGCTTTGAGATTGAGTCATAATCAG GTTCTGGGGCATCTTTCACAAGGTTTTGTGTTTCATGCCTCATGTTTGGACAAGATTTTCGTAGTCATGAATTGCAAATTGGTCTGCGGATAA